A window of Parasynechococcus marenigrum WH 8102 contains these coding sequences:
- the petD gene encoding cytochrome b6-f complex subunit IV, which yields MHILKKPDLSDPKMRAKLAKGMGHNYYGEPAWPNDLLYIFPVVILGTIACIVGLAVLDPAMLADKADPFATPLEILPEWYLYPVFQILRVVPNKLLGIALQTLVPLGLMLVPFIESFNKFQNPFRRPVAMTVFLFGTVTTIYLGIGAALPIDKSLTLGLF from the coding sequence ATGCACATTCTCAAGAAGCCTGACCTCTCCGATCCCAAGATGCGCGCCAAGCTCGCCAAGGGCATGGGGCACAACTACTACGGAGAACCTGCCTGGCCCAACGACCTTCTCTACATCTTCCCGGTCGTCATCCTCGGAACCATCGCCTGCATTGTTGGTCTTGCGGTTCTTGACCCCGCGATGCTGGCTGACAAGGCTGATCCCTTCGCCACTCCTCTGGAAATTCTTCCTGAGTGGTACCTCTACCCCGTGTTCCAGATCCTTCGGGTCGTTCCTAACAAACTGCTGGGCATCGCTCTCCAGACCCTTGTCCCCCTGGGCCTGATGCTTGTTCCCTTCATTGAGAGCTTCAACAAGTTTCAGAACCCTTTCCGTCGTCCTGTCGCGATGACTGTGTTCCTGTTCGGAACCGTCACCACCATCTACCTCGGAATTGGTGCTGCTCTCCCGATTGACAAGTCACTGACTCTCGGCCTGTTCTGA
- the petB gene encoding cytochrome b6, with the protein MANSSPVYDWFQERLEIQDIADDISTKYVPPHVNIFYCLGGITLVCFLIQFATGFAMTFYYKPTVAEAYSSVQYLMTDVSFGWLIRSVHRWSASMMVLMLILHVFRVYLTGGFKRPRELTWVTGVTMAVITVSFGVTGYSLPWDQVGYWAVKIVSGVPAAIPVVGDFMVELLRGGESVGQSTLTRFYSLHTFVMPWLLAVFMLMHFLMIRKQGISGPL; encoded by the coding sequence ATGGCGAACTCATCCCCTGTTTACGACTGGTTCCAGGAACGTCTGGAAATCCAGGACATTGCTGATGACATCAGCACGAAATACGTGCCGCCCCACGTCAACATCTTTTATTGCCTGGGCGGCATCACCCTGGTTTGCTTCCTGATTCAGTTCGCGACTGGGTTCGCGATGACCTTCTACTACAAGCCGACTGTTGCAGAGGCCTATTCCTCTGTTCAGTACCTGATGACCGACGTCAGCTTCGGCTGGTTGATTCGTTCGGTGCATCGCTGGAGCGCATCGATGATGGTGCTGATGCTGATTCTTCACGTGTTCCGGGTCTACCTCACCGGTGGTTTCAAGCGTCCCCGTGAGCTCACCTGGGTCACCGGCGTGACCATGGCCGTGATCACAGTTTCCTTCGGTGTCACCGGTTACTCCCTGCCCTGGGACCAGGTTGGTTATTGGGCCGTCAAGATTGTTTCCGGCGTCCCAGCAGCCATCCCAGTTGTGGGTGACTTCATGGTGGAGCTGCTCCGCGGTGGCGAAAGTGTCGGTCAGTCCACACTCACTCGCTTCTACAGCCTCCACACCTTTGTGATGCCATGGCTGCTCGCCGTATTCATGCTCATGCACTTCCTGATGATTCGGAAGCAGGGCATTTCTGGTCCCTTGTGA
- the ctpZ gene encoding carboxyl-terminal processing protease CtpZ, whose product MYPTVNDPSEWLRHRRSHWVKSLCVLILGLFLTLAGPCSATALSDTQQLVVDSWRLVNQGYLDPEHLDSVRWRRQRQKALEKSIVSSEDAYSAIDGMLSALDDPYTRLLRPDDYSALKDSTSGNLSGVGLQLGPSEQSDRVVVISALDGSPASDAELMTGTSILAVDGTSVTDLGLEGTAAALRGDVGTQVVLSIEAADGSADEVTLERRSVDLRPVRTRRLRSDDHTLGYLRITQFTDGVPEQVQQALEELQDKNIEGLVLDLRNNSGGLVSSGLAVADDFLASGTIVETRNRDGIDDAINANPSTLYDGPMLTLVNGGTASASEILAGALQDNERSTLLGHQTFGKGLIQTLTNLSDGSGLAVTVAGYVTPSGHDIQGEGIAPDRQLSDPEPLAPGGDGDRWISEAEQWMEALLEQSPDPAAE is encoded by the coding sequence ATGTATCCAACTGTTAACGATCCCTCAGAGTGGCTGCGGCACAGGCGTTCTCACTGGGTCAAGTCCCTTTGTGTCCTGATCCTCGGACTGTTTTTGACGCTTGCTGGCCCCTGTTCGGCCACAGCGCTGAGCGATACCCAACAGTTGGTGGTGGACAGCTGGCGGCTGGTGAATCAGGGATATCTCGATCCCGAACACCTCGATTCCGTGCGCTGGCGACGTCAGCGCCAGAAGGCTCTGGAAAAAAGCATCGTCAGCAGCGAAGACGCTTACAGCGCCATCGACGGGATGCTCTCAGCTCTCGATGATCCCTACACCCGTCTGCTGCGCCCAGACGATTACTCCGCACTGAAGGACAGCACCAGCGGCAACCTCAGCGGCGTCGGCTTGCAGCTTGGCCCCTCCGAACAGTCCGATCGGGTGGTGGTGATCTCTGCCCTCGATGGATCCCCCGCCTCGGATGCCGAGCTCATGACCGGCACGTCGATTCTCGCTGTGGATGGCACATCTGTGACGGATCTGGGGCTAGAGGGCACAGCTGCTGCTCTTCGAGGTGACGTGGGAACGCAAGTGGTGCTGAGCATCGAAGCGGCCGATGGCTCTGCCGATGAGGTCACCCTGGAGCGACGCAGCGTTGACCTGCGACCGGTTCGAACGCGGCGACTGCGCAGCGATGACCACACCCTCGGCTATCTGCGCATCACGCAATTCACCGATGGGGTTCCTGAACAGGTGCAACAGGCGCTGGAGGAACTTCAGGACAAAAACATCGAAGGTTTAGTGCTGGACCTGCGCAACAACTCTGGGGGTCTGGTGAGTTCCGGTCTCGCAGTTGCCGATGACTTCCTCGCCAGCGGCACCATCGTGGAAACCCGCAACCGCGATGGCATCGATGACGCCATCAACGCCAACCCCTCAACCCTTTATGACGGCCCCATGCTGACTCTGGTGAATGGGGGTACGGCAAGCGCCAGCGAAATCCTGGCGGGAGCACTGCAGGACAACGAACGCTCCACGCTGCTGGGCCACCAAACCTTCGGCAAAGGGCTGATCCAGACCCTGACCAATCTCAGTGATGGCAGCGGTCTTGCGGTCACAGTGGCCGGCTATGTCACCCCCAGCGGACACGACATCCAGGGCGAAGGGATTGCACCGGACAGGCAGCTCTCCGATCCAGAACCCCTGGCACCCGGTGGTGATGGAGACCGTTGGATCAGCGAAGCCGAGCAGTGGATGGAAGCCCTGCTGGAGCAATCGCCGGATCCCGCTGCCGAATGA
- a CDS encoding HD domain-containing protein — protein MSQRTYHDPLHRGIQLDSHRPGEAMVMALVETAPFQRLRRVRQLGPAFLTFHGAESSRFTHSLGVFHLARQAFERLLKLSPDLEPHRPLLYAAALLHDIGHGPLSHTGEEMFGLHHESWSARIAQNHPQIQACLDQEDQGTAQAVAALLEHGQAPHPVVKRLVSSQLDCDRLDYLLRDSYSTGTRYGQLDLERIMAGLTLSPDGDLAIHPKGLMAVEHYLVVRNLMYRSVYNHRLNVVCNWLLERLVRLARQLGPALVWADGVMQRWLWNAEELDLDSFLANDDVRTGYHLQRWQEEGPPALASLCRRFRERDLLKATAVTQLTREEQLQALAVAGRLAEQRGIDPSLSCGLRHQELRGYHPYRGGLRLWDGEQMQALEEASPLVASLATPAATSWLIHPREIQKELRRTMDVEWGSSLTSDR, from the coding sequence ATGAGTCAGCGGACGTACCACGACCCTCTCCACCGAGGCATCCAGCTGGATAGCCATCGGCCCGGCGAGGCCATGGTGATGGCCCTGGTCGAAACAGCACCCTTTCAGCGTCTGCGCAGGGTTCGGCAACTGGGGCCAGCATTTCTGACCTTTCACGGCGCTGAATCAAGCCGGTTCACCCATTCACTCGGCGTGTTCCATCTGGCCAGGCAGGCCTTTGAGCGTCTGTTGAAGCTCAGCCCGGATCTCGAACCTCATCGGCCACTGCTGTACGCCGCCGCTCTCCTCCACGACATCGGCCATGGCCCCCTCAGCCACACCGGCGAGGAGATGTTTGGGCTGCATCACGAAAGCTGGTCAGCCCGGATCGCGCAAAACCATCCCCAGATTCAGGCCTGCCTTGATCAAGAGGATCAGGGCACGGCACAGGCCGTTGCGGCACTTCTGGAACATGGCCAGGCGCCCCACCCCGTGGTGAAGCGGCTGGTGAGCAGCCAGTTGGACTGTGACCGGCTGGATTATCTGCTCAGAGACAGCTACAGCACAGGCACCCGTTACGGCCAGTTGGATCTGGAGCGCATCATGGCGGGGCTGACCTTGTCCCCCGACGGGGATCTGGCCATTCATCCAAAGGGCCTGATGGCCGTTGAGCACTACCTGGTGGTGCGCAACCTGATGTACCGCAGCGTGTACAACCATCGCCTGAACGTGGTGTGCAACTGGTTGCTGGAACGGCTTGTGCGCCTGGCCAGGCAGCTGGGTCCTGCCCTCGTCTGGGCTGATGGCGTGATGCAGCGCTGGCTCTGGAACGCCGAAGAACTCGACCTCGACAGTTTTCTGGCCAACGACGACGTCCGCACCGGGTATCACCTGCAGCGCTGGCAGGAGGAGGGACCACCAGCGCTGGCCAGTCTCTGCCGCCGCTTTCGCGAGCGGGATCTGCTCAAAGCCACAGCCGTGACGCAACTCACCCGGGAGGAGCAGCTGCAGGCCCTGGCAGTTGCCGGTCGGCTGGCCGAGCAACGGGGAATCGATCCCTCCCTGAGCTGCGGACTGCGTCATCAGGAATTGAGGGGCTATCACCCCTATCGAGGGGGACTCAGGCTGTGGGACGGCGAGCAGATGCAAGCTCTGGAAGAGGCTTCACCCCTGGTGGCCAGTCTGGCCACCCCCGCCGCCACCTCCTGGCTGATTCACCCCAGGGAGATCCAGAAGGAGCTGAGGAGAACGATGGACGTTGAATGGGGCTCTTCCTTGACATCCGATCGGTGA
- a CDS encoding septum site-determining protein MinC encodes MGLFLDIRSVKTLHLPDQRLQHWRDALPDLLNTCPVGRLDLHCGDWSLTCSDLRDLQRILEDSGRQIHRLEVTVAETVVSAAAIGLDGRLCEAGSSDEDKPSPPPGSLTVHQGTLRSGDHLQSDGSLLVVGDVNPGARISAAGDVLVWGRLRGVAHAGRDGATSTRIVSLHLRPLQLRIADVVARGPEDQPIAGMAEQARLVDGEIVIEPAQPQALARS; translated from the coding sequence ATGGGGCTCTTCCTTGACATCCGATCGGTGAAGACGCTGCACCTGCCGGATCAACGGCTTCAGCACTGGCGAGATGCTTTGCCAGACCTGCTGAACACCTGCCCTGTGGGCAGGCTTGATCTTCACTGCGGAGACTGGTCGCTGACCTGCAGTGACCTCAGAGATCTGCAACGGATCCTGGAAGACTCCGGTCGGCAGATCCATCGGCTGGAGGTCACGGTCGCCGAAACGGTGGTGAGTGCAGCGGCAATCGGACTGGATGGTCGACTGTGTGAAGCGGGGTCTTCCGATGAGGACAAGCCATCGCCTCCTCCGGGAAGCCTGACGGTTCATCAGGGCACCCTCCGCTCCGGAGACCACCTGCAGAGTGATGGCAGTCTTCTTGTGGTTGGAGACGTCAACCCCGGCGCTCGAATCAGCGCGGCCGGGGACGTGTTGGTATGGGGACGGCTGCGGGGGGTCGCCCATGCCGGCAGGGACGGTGCGACCTCAACGCGGATCGTGTCGCTGCATCTGCGGCCGCTGCAACTGCGCATCGCTGATGTGGTCGCGCGCGGGCCGGAGGACCAACCCATTGCTGGCATGGCGGAGCAGGCGCGTCTGGTGGATGGCGAGATCGTGATCGAACCAGCCCAGCCCCAGGCCCTGGCTCGGTCCTGA
- the minD gene encoding septum site-determining protein MinD has protein sequence MSTTRTILICSGKGGVGKTTTTANLGIALARRGASTVVLDADFGLRNLDLLLGLENRIVYTAQEVLAETCRLEQALVKHKQEPNLALLPAGNPRMLEWLTPKDMQAIVALLEERFDYVLIDCPAGIEDGFKNAAAAAREAVVVTTPEVAAVRDADRVIGLLNTQGVSPVQLVLNRVRPKMMSTQEMLSVDDVTDILALPLLGLVFEDEQVIVSTNRGEPLTLGPANSPASQAYTNIAGRLQGEDIPLMDPAKARQGLRAKMRRLMQTKIF, from the coding sequence GTGTCGACGACGCGAACAATCCTGATCTGCTCGGGCAAGGGCGGCGTCGGCAAGACCACCACCACAGCCAATCTCGGCATCGCTCTGGCCCGCCGGGGCGCCAGCACCGTGGTGCTGGATGCTGATTTCGGTCTGCGCAACCTCGATCTTCTCCTCGGCTTGGAGAACCGCATCGTTTACACAGCCCAGGAGGTTTTGGCGGAGACCTGCCGGCTGGAGCAGGCCTTGGTGAAGCACAAACAGGAACCGAATCTGGCGCTGCTTCCAGCCGGGAATCCCCGCATGCTCGAGTGGCTGACCCCCAAGGACATGCAGGCGATTGTTGCGCTGCTGGAGGAGCGCTTTGATTACGTGCTGATCGACTGCCCGGCAGGAATCGAGGATGGCTTCAAGAATGCTGCGGCCGCGGCCAGGGAAGCCGTGGTGGTGACCACACCGGAAGTGGCGGCCGTACGGGATGCCGACCGGGTGATCGGCCTGCTCAACACCCAGGGGGTTTCCCCGGTCCAGCTGGTGTTGAACAGGGTTCGCCCTAAAATGATGTCGACCCAGGAAATGCTGTCCGTGGACGACGTAACGGACATCCTTGCGCTGCCATTGCTCGGCCTGGTATTCGAAGACGAGCAGGTGATCGTGAGCACCAACCGCGGCGAGCCACTCACCCTCGGCCCTGCCAATTCCCCAGCGTCCCAGGCTTACACCAACATCGCCGGCCGCCTGCAGGGTGAAGACATTCCATTGATGGACCCCGCCAAGGCCCGTCAGGGACTGCGCGCCAAGATGCGCAGGCTGATGCAAACCAAGATCTTCTGA
- the minE gene encoding cell division topological specificity factor MinE — protein MTLQDLIDKLLGRQPASADTARQRLQLVLAHDRSDLNPELLDQMRREILEVVSRYVEIDLSEGDVSLETEDRVTALVANLPIRRTL, from the coding sequence ATGACCCTGCAAGATCTGATCGACAAACTGCTGGGGCGTCAGCCTGCAAGTGCCGACACGGCCCGTCAGCGCCTGCAGCTTGTGCTCGCCCATGACCGCAGTGATCTCAACCCTGAACTGCTGGATCAGATGCGGCGGGAGATTCTCGAGGTGGTGTCCCGTTATGTGGAGATCGACCTTTCAGAAGGTGATGTCAGTCTCGAAACAGAGGATCGTGTCACCGCTCTGGTCGCCAATCTGCCCATCCGCCGCACCCTCTGA
- a CDS encoding helix-turn-helix domain-containing protein has product MVSDIPLTPAEQRVSALLLQGLSNRAIAERLVISHRTVECHISRALAKTGCVNRLELALRMLTMPSTPA; this is encoded by the coding sequence ATGGTCTCCGACATTCCGCTCACCCCTGCCGAACAGCGGGTGAGCGCTCTTCTTCTCCAGGGCCTCAGCAACCGGGCCATCGCAGAGCGGCTGGTGATCAGCCACCGCACCGTTGAATGCCACATCAGCCGGGCCCTTGCCAAAACCGGTTGTGTCAACCGGCTGGAACTGGCGCTGCGGATGCTTACGATGCCTTCAACGCCGGCTTAG
- a CDS encoding L-threonylcarbamoyladenylate synthase produces MSRHRPRVLASHELADHLLQGGAAVIPTDTVPGLAIAPPHAGDIWRLKRRPADKPLILMGATAEVLLRHAQPSCRDDARWMAERHWPGALTLVVPAHGAVLEALNPGGTCLGLRIPNCRQSRELLHRTGPLATSSANPSGEPAAMTPEQAAVYFPNLPQLGPQPWLPPSGQASTVISWTSSGRWNVLRQGAVIPQGITEGG; encoded by the coding sequence ATGAGCAGGCATCGACCAAGGGTGCTGGCTTCCCACGAGCTGGCAGACCACCTTCTTCAAGGTGGTGCGGCGGTGATCCCCACTGACACCGTGCCAGGGCTCGCCATTGCTCCGCCGCATGCTGGTGACATCTGGCGACTCAAGCGCAGGCCTGCCGATAAACCCTTGATTCTTATGGGAGCGACGGCGGAGGTGTTGCTGCGCCATGCCCAGCCGTCCTGTCGCGACGATGCTCGCTGGATGGCTGAGCGGCATTGGCCTGGAGCCCTGACCCTGGTGGTTCCGGCCCATGGGGCGGTCCTCGAGGCGCTCAACCCAGGGGGAACCTGTCTCGGACTCCGTATCCCCAACTGTCGTCAGAGTCGCGAGCTGCTGCATCGCACCGGTCCCCTGGCTACCAGCAGTGCGAATCCTTCTGGAGAGCCAGCAGCCATGACTCCGGAGCAGGCTGCGGTCTACTTCCCCAACCTTCCCCAGTTGGGGCCTCAACCCTGGCTCCCCCCGTCGGGGCAGGCCAGCACCGTCATCAGCTGGACGTCCTCAGGACGCTGGAACGTGCTGCGCCAGGGTGCTGTGATTCCTCAGGGGATCACCGAAGGCGGATGA
- the prmC gene encoding peptide chain release factor N(5)-glutamine methyltransferase, whose amino-acid sequence MTTAQQLEGASLLSWRRRQLQRGGRRVDFDWLLDLAGGLSWSSLQRLLVEPQRTVQLKVSLKDLEQIWGHHLDQAIPLQHLVGRCPWRDLELAVSAAALIPRQETEVLVDLALETIAGMSIERWADLGTGSGAIAVALSRAMPATPGHAVDLSPNALALARTNLEALAPEGEWHLHQGRWWEPLEPWWGHIDLVVCNPPYIPSDLILNLDPVVRDHEPHLALAGGIDGLQAIREVVAGACRALAPGGWILIEHHHDQSAPALNLLKQAGLSSIRAARDLEGVNRFALARRSLSPCS is encoded by the coding sequence GTGACCACCGCCCAGCAGCTGGAGGGGGCATCGCTGCTGAGTTGGCGACGTCGGCAGCTTCAGCGAGGGGGGCGTCGTGTTGACTTCGATTGGCTTTTGGACCTCGCCGGGGGGCTGTCATGGTCGTCTCTCCAGCGCCTGCTGGTGGAGCCGCAGCGCACTGTGCAGTTAAAGGTTTCGCTGAAGGATCTCGAGCAGATCTGGGGGCATCATCTCGACCAAGCCATTCCCCTGCAGCATCTTGTTGGCCGCTGTCCCTGGCGCGATCTTGAACTGGCGGTGTCGGCCGCAGCCCTGATCCCGCGCCAGGAAACGGAAGTGCTTGTGGATCTGGCGCTGGAGACGATCGCCGGGATGTCCATCGAACGTTGGGCCGATCTGGGGACAGGATCTGGAGCCATCGCCGTTGCCCTTAGTCGGGCGATGCCGGCGACCCCGGGCCATGCTGTCGATCTCAGCCCCAATGCCCTTGCATTAGCCAGGACCAATCTTGAGGCTCTGGCTCCCGAGGGGGAGTGGCATCTGCACCAGGGCCGTTGGTGGGAACCGCTGGAGCCGTGGTGGGGACACATCGATCTTGTGGTCTGCAACCCCCCTTACATCCCGTCCGACCTGATCCTCAATCTCGATCCTGTGGTCCGTGATCATGAACCCCATCTGGCCTTAGCCGGTGGAATCGACGGTTTGCAGGCGATCCGTGAGGTTGTGGCGGGAGCTTGTCGTGCTCTGGCTCCGGGAGGGTGGATCCTGATCGAGCATCACCACGATCAGAGTGCGCCAGCGCTCAACCTGTTGAAACAGGCTGGCTTGAGCTCCATCCGTGCGGCCCGAGATCTCGAAGGCGTCAACCGCTTCGCTCTGGCCCGCCGATCGCTCTCCCCTTGCTCATGA
- the dprA gene encoding DNA-processing protein DprA, whose translation MAALQVAAVEHGVGLDDCWAWSRERLAQVLSWPDPLLDKVERYRRLHGSSPQLKIPSNVLTPLDQIWPQGLNKLDRPPLVLHQQGRADVLAWLGQRRAVAVVGTRAASDHGLRMAEHLGSVLAGAGWPVVSGLAEGIDAAAHRGCLAADGVPVAVLGTPLDRVYPRHHQALQEEVARNGLLLSERQPGESVQRGHFAARNRLLVSLSCALVVVECPDRSGALISARLAAEQQCPVWVVPGDAGRWSSRGSNRLLQNAAAPLLSPKELVEHLGPGPFHRANATAPALVKALGAGASIEQLQQTLKLPAGRLASDLLELELAGQVVCESGFLWKPCRP comes from the coding sequence ATGGCTGCGCTGCAGGTCGCTGCCGTTGAGCATGGTGTGGGCCTCGATGACTGCTGGGCATGGTCCAGGGAACGCCTCGCTCAGGTGCTGTCCTGGCCTGATCCACTGCTCGACAAGGTTGAGCGTTACCGGCGGCTGCACGGCAGCAGCCCCCAGCTCAAGATCCCGAGCAATGTTCTGACCCCCCTGGATCAGATCTGGCCCCAGGGTTTGAACAAGCTGGATCGGCCCCCACTGGTGCTCCATCAGCAGGGTCGTGCGGATGTTCTTGCTTGGCTGGGTCAGCGCCGCGCTGTGGCCGTGGTCGGAACCCGTGCTGCCTCGGACCATGGCCTCCGCATGGCAGAACATCTCGGCAGTGTTCTGGCTGGAGCCGGCTGGCCAGTGGTCAGTGGTCTGGCGGAGGGGATCGATGCGGCGGCTCACCGCGGTTGTCTGGCGGCTGATGGCGTTCCCGTCGCTGTGCTGGGAACACCGCTGGATCGTGTGTATCCGCGGCATCACCAAGCACTGCAAGAAGAGGTCGCTCGCAACGGTTTGTTGTTGAGCGAGCGCCAGCCTGGGGAGTCTGTTCAGCGAGGTCACTTTGCTGCCAGGAACCGCCTGTTGGTCAGTCTTTCCTGCGCTTTGGTGGTGGTGGAGTGTCCGGATCGCAGCGGTGCTTTGATCTCAGCGCGCCTCGCCGCAGAGCAACAGTGTCCTGTCTGGGTTGTCCCCGGTGATGCGGGGCGCTGGTCCAGTCGTGGCAGCAACAGGCTTCTGCAGAACGCGGCTGCGCCCTTACTGTCTCCAAAGGAGCTGGTGGAGCATCTCGGCCCTGGGCCTTTCCACAGGGCCAATGCCACGGCCCCTGCTCTTGTGAAGGCTCTGGGGGCGGGAGCCTCGATCGAGCAGCTTCAACAGACCCTCAAGCTGCCGGCTGGTCGCCTGGCCAGTGATCTGCTCGAGCTGGAATTGGCAGGGCAGGTGGTGTGTGAGTCTGGATTTCTCTGGAAGCCCTGTCGGCCGTGA
- a CDS encoding acyl-CoA thioesterase, translated as MQDKLTDSVTPQPWRLCKRVLPQHTDHAGVMWHGAYVAWLEEARVEALAAAGLSYSAMATMGVEMPVVAMNLEYRRSIRHGDQIVLESHCGSQSGVRWPWRSCFLLDGLVMAEARVELVILGRGRLLRQPPEAVRPALSALQGGPSNTLE; from the coding sequence GTGCAGGACAAGCTGACGGACAGCGTTACGCCCCAACCCTGGAGGCTGTGCAAGCGGGTGTTGCCCCAGCACACCGACCATGCCGGGGTGATGTGGCACGGGGCCTATGTGGCCTGGCTGGAGGAGGCGCGAGTTGAAGCGCTGGCTGCTGCTGGATTGAGTTATTCAGCGATGGCGACCATGGGAGTGGAAATGCCTGTCGTGGCAATGAACCTGGAATACCGCCGGTCCATCCGTCATGGCGACCAAATTGTGCTCGAGAGTCACTGTGGGTCTCAATCAGGGGTGCGCTGGCCCTGGCGGAGCTGTTTTTTGCTCGATGGGCTGGTCATGGCTGAGGCACGGGTGGAGCTGGTGATCCTGGGTCGTGGGCGGCTGCTTCGACAGCCTCCGGAGGCTGTCCGCCCCGCTCTGTCCGCACTCCAGGGAGGACCCTCTAACACATTAGAGTGA
- a CDS encoding universal stress protein, with product MFKKLLIADSGKGHVEEMIRMLQDIPSMRSAAMALLHVIPEQSKAGADSHRIDAEELLDSAINRMGLERSRVTPLVREGDTKQTVLKVAEEQNCDLIVMGSRGLGRLQSILANSASQYVFQLSTRPMLLVRDDLYVRHVNRVMVTIDGTGVGDDALRSACELVQQIPGGTLTGVHVISQETAPSRGGLSKADELLQAAAQRARSFGVELKCLTVQGKDIGRAVCQAAEQANADLLVIASQDRRPLVARGLVDLDKLLGGSVSDYIRVHAPAPVLLVREPERG from the coding sequence GTGTTCAAAAAACTCCTGATCGCCGATTCCGGCAAAGGGCATGTGGAGGAAATGATTCGGATGCTGCAGGACATCCCCTCCATGCGCAGCGCCGCTATGGCACTGCTGCACGTGATCCCTGAACAGAGCAAAGCCGGGGCCGATAGCCATCGCATCGATGCTGAAGAACTACTGGACAGCGCCATCAATCGGATGGGACTTGAGCGCAGTCGCGTTACACCACTGGTGAGAGAGGGAGACACAAAGCAGACCGTGCTCAAGGTGGCTGAAGAGCAGAACTGCGACCTGATCGTGATGGGCTCACGGGGGCTTGGACGTCTCCAGTCGATCCTGGCCAACAGTGCCAGCCAGTACGTCTTCCAGCTCTCCACCCGACCGATGCTGCTGGTGCGTGACGACCTTTACGTAAGGCACGTCAACCGCGTGATGGTGACCATCGATGGCACGGGTGTGGGAGACGACGCCCTGCGCAGCGCCTGCGAACTGGTGCAGCAGATTCCAGGCGGCACCCTCACGGGTGTTCACGTCATCTCTCAGGAGACAGCTCCAAGCCGTGGCGGCCTCAGCAAAGCCGACGAACTTCTTCAAGCAGCGGCACAACGGGCCCGCAGCTTCGGGGTGGAACTGAAATGCCTCACCGTTCAGGGCAAAGATATTGGCCGGGCGGTCTGCCAGGCCGCAGAGCAGGCCAATGCTGATCTTCTGGTGATCGCCTCCCAGGACCGTCGGCCCCTTGTGGCTCGGGGTCTTGTCGATCTCGACAAGCTTCTGGGCGGATCAGTCAGTGACTACATCCGCGTGCACGCCCCAGCGCCTGTCTTGCTGGTTCGCGAGCCAGAACGCGGCTGA
- the psbM gene encoding photosystem II reaction center protein PsbM, which translates to METNDLGFVASLLFILVPAIFLIVLYIGTNRSES; encoded by the coding sequence ATGGAAACCAACGATCTCGGATTCGTCGCCAGTCTCCTGTTCATCCTGGTTCCGGCAATTTTCCTGATCGTCCTCTACATCGGCACCAACCGCAGCGAGAGTTGA
- a CDS encoding 2Fe-2S iron-sulfur cluster-binding protein: MPVIRFIREGRDVECYPGENLREVALREGIELYGLKGQLGNCGGCGQCITCFVSVVDEGGKKALTARTPVEDNKLRRRPAEWRLACQALVETSVMVLTRPQVRLPDADNRLNAARQAPLPAGPLAWPAPPEAEDEPEESSDEDTKAATADDED, from the coding sequence ATGCCGGTGATCCGTTTTATCCGTGAAGGTCGTGATGTTGAGTGTTATCCGGGCGAAAACCTGCGGGAGGTGGCCCTGCGCGAGGGCATCGAGCTTTACGGATTGAAAGGTCAGCTGGGGAACTGCGGTGGCTGTGGCCAATGCATTACGTGTTTCGTTTCCGTTGTCGATGAAGGTGGGAAGAAGGCGTTGACGGCCCGTACGCCCGTTGAGGACAACAAGCTTCGCCGACGTCCGGCCGAATGGCGCCTTGCCTGTCAGGCCTTGGTGGAGACGTCGGTGATGGTCCTGACCCGCCCCCAGGTGCGCCTGCCGGACGCCGACAACCGCTTGAACGCAGCGCGTCAGGCGCCACTTCCTGCCGGACCTCTGGCCTGGCCAGCACCCCCCGAGGCCGAAGACGAGCCCGAAGAATCATCCGATGAGGACACCAAGGCTGCTACTGCCGATGACGAGGACTGA